The Strix aluco isolate bStrAlu1 chromosome 29, bStrAlu1.hap1, whole genome shotgun sequence nucleotide sequence TCAGTGCCCCGAGGGCGCCGGGCAGTGGGGGACGGTCCCTGCGCTCACCCGCTGCcgtcccgccccggccccgccacctGCAGATTTTCCACATGACCTACGACCTGGCCAGCGCGGTGATGAGGATCATCAACCTCATCGGCatgatgctgctgctctgccactgGGACGGCTGCCTCCAGTTCCTGGTGCCCATGCTGCAGGATTTCCCCCAGAACTGCTGGGTCTCCATCAACGGGATGGTGGTGAGTGCTGCTCCCGGCCCCACCGCGCTCCCCTGGCCCCGCGCCGCCCGGAGCCGCAGTGCCCGACGGTGCAAGCACAGGGGGGGGCACGGGGCCCCCGCGCCTGCTGCGGATGCTCTCCCTGGCGAGGTCTCGCAGGACCCGGGGCCTGTGATCGATCCGGGTGGGCGGAAGATGCTGACGGGGCTCTTTGCACCATCCCTTGCCGCCTTCTCCTGCTCATTAGCAGCAAAGCTGCTATTAATAAATAATGGGCCACGTTTCTAATTGCTCCCTCTCTGCCCTGCAGCGTGCTACAAATGGCTCTTCTGCCTCCATCCCTCTCATCCCGCTCTGCCGGTGTTCCCATCCCTGCTCCATTCCCCCTGCCTggcttcctccccttccttcctcccctcctcgtCTCGCGCTTTCCCTTCCCCGGCTGCTTCGCTCCTGGGGGAGCCGGGGCTTTGCCTGAGGCTGGGCCAGGGGATCCCAGCCTGACCCAGCCACGTCCGCAGGCTCCCGCGCGCTGTGGTAACTCAGCAGCTTCCACAAACTCAGAGTTTGTTCCCGTCACAGCATTTCACAAAGCTGCACTTTTGTAtatcagcttaaaaaaacccaacaacatcaCTGAGTCCCTGAAGCGAAGCCAGGCGGGTGGTGAGGTGCAGGAACCCGCCGGGAAGGAGCAGAGCGCTGCGGGATCGCCGCAGCCCCGGCTGGGCCGGGCGCTTGGGGTGGGTTTGGGCCTCATCTGCAGGGTGGGACTGTCACAGCCCAACAATCCCCTTGCTGAGCGCAGcggggaggcagaggcagagaACCAGGACAGTTTGCCAGGCCTGAGTCGGGGCGCTGTACccacgcacacgcgtgtgcgaGCGGCCGAGCGGCCGCCGGGGCTGAGCGCCGCCGCCATCCCTGTCGCTGCAGAACGACTCCTGGAGCGAGCTGTACTCCTTCGCCCTCTTCAAGTCCATGAGCCACATGCTCTGCATTGGCTACGGGAAGCAGGCGCCTGAGAGCATGACAGACATCTGGCTGACGATGCTGAGCATGATCGTGGGGGCCACCTGCTACGCCATGTTCATCGGCCACGCCACCGCCCTCATCCAGTCGCTGGACTCGTCCCGGCGCCAGTACCAGGAGAAGGTAAGGCTGGGCTGGACGGGGACCacggcccccagcccctgcctggcgCAGCCCCCCTGGAGCCGCAGCGGTGCCTGACGGGGTGAGCGCTCTGTGCCGACACAGGGCAGGGACGGGGCGCTGGAGCGGGACCCCACAGCCAGGAGGGGTCTGGGCTCACCCACGGAGCAGGGACGTGCTGGGGGTCCCGGCCCCGCAACCCCCGCCCGGCTGGGCCCTGATGCCGTCCCTCGTCCCTCCCCGCAGTACAAGCAGGTGGAGCAGTACATGTCCTTCCACAAGCTGCCCGCCGACTTCCGCCAGAAGATCCACGACTACTACGAGCACCGCTACCAGGGCAAGATGTTCGATGAGGACAGCATCCTGGGGGAGCTCAATGAGCCCCTGCGTGAGGTAAGGGCCCCCGGGGGCCGGAGAGGCGGCTGAGGGACGCTGTGGCGAGGATGGGACCCCCCGAGCCCTCCCCACAGCGCGGGTCCCCCTGCTCCGTGTggcgggggaggccgcggggCCACCGGCTCCCACAGGGCACGTGCTCGGGGTCGAGCACCTCTCgctctggctctgcagctccaCGTGCAAGTGTGTCCGTGCACAATCGTGTCTGCGTGTGCCGACACCTCCGTGTTCGTGAGCCTGCCCCGGGGAAGCCACGTCCCGGGCTCCTGGTCCCTCACCTCCTTCCCCTGCAGGAAATTGTGAACTTCAACTGCCGCAAGCTGGTGGCCTCGATGCCGCTGTTCGCCAACGCGGACCCCAACTTTGTCACGGCGATGCTCACCAAGCTGAAGTTTGAGGTGTTTCAGCCGGGCGACTACATCATCCGCGAGGGCACCATCGGCAAGAAGATGTACTTCATCCAGCATGGGGTGGTCAGCATCCTCACCAAGGGCAACAAGGAGATGAAGCTCTCCGACGGCTCCTACTTCGGAGGTGAGCACTGGTAGGGCCAAGCCCGCGTCCCCTCCTGGGGGCTGCACGAGGCACCAGGAGGCCCGCGCTGTCCCGGGGCACCCGCCACTCGATCGTCCTCGCCCCTTTCCCCTCCTTGCTAGTGGTGTTTTGACTTTGGCACCGGTGTGTCCTCCGCAGAAATCTGCCTGCTGACCCGGGGCCGGCGCACGGCCAGTGTCCGGGCAGACACCTACTGCCGCCTCTACTCGCTCTCGGTGGACAACTTCAACGAGGTGCTGGAGGAGTACCCCATGATGAGACGCGCCTTCGAGACCGTGGCCATCGACCGCCTCGACCGCATCGGTAGGGCACAGCGGGCTGGGGGGACATGGGGCCTGGCCTGGAcgtggctggggtggggggccCGGCCTGGCCCCAGCGCAGGGTCTCACGGTGGTCCCCACCCTGGCCCCCTCCCTTGCAGGGAAGAAGAACTCAATCCTGCTCCACAAAGTGCAGCACGACCTCAACTCGGGCGTCTTCAACAACCAGGAGAACGAGATCATCCAGGAGATCGTCAAGTACGACCGGGAGATGGTGCAGCAGgcggagctgcagcagcacacgGCCCTGTACAGCCCCGTCCAGCCCCAGGTCACCTCCGCCATCGCCACCCTCCAGCAAGCCGTCGCCATGAGCTTCTGCCCGCAGATGGCCAGCCCGCTGGTGGGCTCCATGGCCCTGGGCTCGCCCCGCATGATGCGCCGCTTGCAGTACGCGCAGGCCGTGCCCAGCCCCTTTGCCGTCTCCCCCGTCTTGCTGCAGCAGAGCCCCCCGCAGCAGCCGCAGCCCCCCGTGCCCCACGCCAACCCCTCGCCCTCGCAGGACCAGGCGCAGCCCACGGCCCTGCCCGCCTCCACCAGCGCCTTCGCCGCGGCCGCGGCCAGCCCGCCGTCCCAAAGCCCGCTGGCCAGCCGGACGTTCGCCTACGGAGccgccccggggcagctgggctCCCAGCTCTccctcagccagcagcagccGCCCGGCTCGCCCCAGCGCCTGGCCGCCCACAAGAGCACGCAGGCGCTGCCCACCAGCAGCCTCAGCCAGGATTCGCGGCCCCTCTCGGCCTCGCAGCCCTCGCTGCCCCACGGGCTGGCGGCCGgcagcacccagagccccccGGCCTCGGCCCGCGAGTCCTGCGCCTCCATCGGcgggggcccggccgccgcctcgccgggccccggccccccggccgTGCTGCGGGGCCCGGCACCCTCGCGGGGGGCTGCGGCCCACCCGCCGGCCGCGGGCTCGGTGCAGGCGGGGCCGCCCGCGCTGCCGCAGGACTCGGCCCGCAAGGATTCGGCGGCCAGCACGCCCGACACGGACCCGGCCAAGTCCAGGCTCTCTTCCAACTTGTGACCTCCGCGCCAGGCCGGGCGCGGGGATGAGTGTGCCCGAGGGGGCTGCGGCCATGAGCCCCGTCTCGCCCCGTGCCCCGTCCTGCGCCGGGTGAGGGCCACGGCCACGGCGCCGGCTGCCTCCCCCCGCCATGgcgccagccccgctccccgctgcctcccgccgcAGAGCGGGGCAGCACAGGGGGGCCgcagcacccccccacccaccgCGGGGGTACGGGGGGGCCGGGCTGAGCCCCGGCCCGAGTCGCCTCTGACCAAAGCGCGGCCCCGTCTCCCGCTCCCCGTGGCGAagccctgctgcccccagccaccCCTAGAAGCCACAGCTGCATCATCCCCGTCTCAGCTCCGCGTATGATCCGTGACCTGAGCCCACGCCTGTGTCTGTGCAGCCCCGGGACCCCTCCCTGGGGCTTTAGGCGCTGGCCAGCCCCGGcgcctgccccccctcccctcccacagaCCCCAGGTGAGGGGTGATGGTCCAGGACTGGAGgtaagttgggggggggggtctgagGGATGGTCACCCCGAGGCTCACGAGAAGCTCACGCACAcgctgctgcccccagcccgaccctggggccggggggggtaaACGCAGCCCCACTTCCCTGCAGTCAGACACAGGAGCCTGGGGACCCGCACCCGGGGCTGTCCCGGCACTAACGCCGGGAACACGCACACTGTGAGCACCAGCGTGCCCGGGTGTGCCCCTGCGGACACGGGTGTGCCGGCgggtgtgtgcagtgtgtgtgtgtgcacgtatGCCTCTGCCTCACGCTCCGGAGCCCTCCACATTGAATGTACGCAGCGACCGCGGGGCCCGCGCCAGCCCGGCGCCCTGTAGCTGCGCAGCCGGCGGGACACGGCCCCGCTCCCAgctccccctttccctccagcccatcctgtgcAATAAACGTCAGCAGCTGACAGAGCTACGGCCGACTCCGTCTCCGCTTCTTCGCCACCGTCCCTCCCCGCCGCGGCTCCGGCTGCCTCCGCTCCCCTGCCACCGGGCACGGCCCCAGGAGCCGGCGTTGGCCTTGGTGAGCTGCTTCCCTGCCAGAGGAGTGACAAGGTGAAAAGGCTCCTCCCAGAACCTTCCCTTGCCGGCAGGGcgctgtccctgctccagcatcagcgaggaaggagctgggagcaggctgggcgCTGGAGGCGGGTGGGCACAGGGCTCAGGTGAGCCCCAGCCGCAGGATTTCCACCCAAAGGAGGGGAGCGGGGGCCTGGAAGGGCCCCTGGGGGTGCGGTGGGGCCACCAGCTGCAGCCACCCCCACTCCCACTGCAGCTGCACCGGCCCCTCAGTTTTGTCTCTGTTTCTGCTGCAAAAGCAGTTCCAGAATGTGACACCTTTTgtcagcaaaacagcagcaggGGGGTGAAACCAGTCCCAGGTCCCCAGGAGGGGGGTAGGAGCCCAGGCCTTGTCCCAGGCTTAGCTGAGGAGGACTCAGTTCCCAGTTAGTATTTCAAAAAACGTTTTATTTACAGTATCATACACCTCCACCCTGTGTTAGTGGTTTTCCCTGCCTGAGACTCAGTGAGCAGAAGCAAAAGCGATCCCTGGAGCTGAGAGTCAGGAGCTGCACGGAGGCCCGGTGGTGCAGGAGGCCGATGATCAGGGTGGGCACTGGGGGGAGGGACGGGGGGATGGCAGCCCAGGACCAGCAGCCCAGGACCAGCTCCGGCACCTTGCCCCATCCACCGTCACCCCTTCAACCCACCagagggctgcagcccccccttGCCTGGGACAGGGGCAGCAACAGCAAACAGTGCAGGAacacagctccccccaccccctcgcCGCTCCTCCTGCGCCCTCCCAGTTTGCCCCAGTGTCTTGCTGGGCTGGCGGCCGTACCCACTTTCCCCATGAGACGCAGGAGCTCGCGGGCCAGTGCCCACAGCAGCAGCCCGAGGTAGTTGGGGGCCCCGCTGGGCTGCCGGGGCTCAGCTGAAGAAATAGGTGGAATTCATCACTCGCTTCAGGTTGAACGTGCCTGGGGGAAGCGAGGGAGAGGAGAGGTCAGAGGAGAGAAGCTGCGCCGGGCTCTGCTTCAGCTTCCTGCCGAGAACGGCTGCAGCTCAGCGCCCGACACAGGCTGGGCCAGCACAGAGGGAGCGTTGTGGTCTTCCAGGAACTGATGTCCCTCCAAATTTATCTGGGAGGGTGGTAGGAAGAGCAAGACAGAAGAGCAACAACAGCAAGGGAGGGGAGGACGAGAGGGAACGAGCCATCCCCAGCTCGTGCTGCCGCTGGGGCCAAGCGCGGCGCTGCCCAAGAGCCAGGGAGCAGGGGCCTGCTCCAAAGGTCAGGCAGATGGTCTGGCAGAGGCCGGGCCGAGAGATTAGGAGGAGTTAAAGTAATTGCCTTAATCCCATTGTATGTGTATTATGAAGATCCTGGCAATCACCTCCCCTCTCCAGACAGAGGCCTCTGGCTGGAAGCAGATGGGAGAGGAGCTCGGCTGGGCTGGGGCATCCTGGGGAGGCAGGGACGgctcccagggagctgcaggggaacctctgaaGGTGCTGCCCCCCGCCTCTGCCGTCCTGCACAGGCAGCAAAACCCCATCCCAGGGACAGCCAGACCCCCACCGTGTCCA carries:
- the HCN2 gene encoding potassium/sodium hyperpolarization-activated cyclic nucleotide-gated channel 2, with the translated sequence MRAGGGEAAAEEEAAEAAKRGGGGGAAAAAGRARGRGGKGSPNGECRRGEPPRSPGPEPPREPKVSFSCGGGGASPGGAKAAEEGAEDAGEEARGSQASFMQRQFGAMLQPGVNKFSLRMFGSQKAVEREQERVKSAGAWIIHPYSDFRFYWDFTMLLFMVGNLIIIPVGITFFKEETTAPWIVFNVVSDTFFLMDLVLNFRTGIVIEDNTEIILDPERIKKKYLKTWFVVDFVSSIPVDYVFLIVEKGIDSEVYKTARALRIVRFTKILSLLRLLRLSRLIRYIHQWEEIFHMTYDLASAVMRIINLIGMMLLLCHWDGCLQFLVPMLQDFPQNCWVSINGMVNDSWSELYSFALFKSMSHMLCIGYGKQAPESMTDIWLTMLSMIVGATCYAMFIGHATALIQSLDSSRRQYQEKYKQVEQYMSFHKLPADFRQKIHDYYEHRYQGKMFDEDSILGELNEPLREEIVNFNCRKLVASMPLFANADPNFVTAMLTKLKFEVFQPGDYIIREGTIGKKMYFIQHGVVSILTKGNKEMKLSDGSYFGEICLLTRGRRTASVRADTYCRLYSLSVDNFNEVLEEYPMMRRAFETVAIDRLDRIGKKNSILLHKVQHDLNSGVFNNQENEIIQEIVKYDREMVQQAELQQHTALYSPVQPQVTSAIATLQQAVAMSFCPQMASPLVGSMALGSPRMMRRLQYAQAVPSPFAVSPVLLQQSPPQQPQPPVPHANPSPSQDQAQPTALPASTSAFAAAAASPPSQSPLASRTFAYGAAPGQLGSQLSLSQQQPPGSPQRLAAHKSTQALPTSSLSQDSRPLSASQPSLPHGLAAGSTQSPPASARESCASIGGGPAAASPGPGPPAVLRGPAPSRGAAAHPPAAGSVQAGPPALPQDSARKDSAASTPDTDPAKSRLSSNL